The genomic segment ATCCAAAATACCAGGTAATAATATTCCAGCCGCAGGCACCCATTAGTGTTCCAAAAATAATTCCATTGTCTATAATGGTTATATCTATAATACCTTTACCTATAGTATTAGCGACATGCAGTCCAAAAAAAAGAAATGCAACGAAATTAAAAAACGCCGCCCAGATTACAGCGATACGGGGAGAAAGCACCCGCGTCGAAACAATTGTAGCAATAGAATTAGCAGAATCGTGAAAACCATTTAAAAAATCAAAGGTAAGCGCAAGCAAAATTAAAAAAAATATACTTAATGTCATTATATTAAACCTGTTTTACAAGAATAGATTCCACTACATTAACAACATCTTCACAGATATCAAGAACTGTTTCTGCATCCTGGTATATTTCTTTCCACTTAATTACAACAATAGGATTTTTTTCATTTTCAAACAAATCTATAAGTACTTTATCCCTCATTGAATCGCCGACATTTTCAAGACGGTTAACTTCCACACAATATTCCTTAACGGCTTTAAAGTTTTTCATGTTACGCAAGCCCTTTACAGCACCGGCTACATTAACAACAGATTCTTCAATTACATTAGCAAATTCAACTAGATTCTTATCTGTGCCGGTAAGATTATATATTACTAACCGGCCCACAATTGTGTTAAGCATATCTATAATATCGTCTATTTCTTTCGCCAGGGCATGAATATCTTCGCGGTCAAACGGTGTAATAAAGGTTTTGTTTAACTGTTCAATAATAGCATGTGTAGCTTCATCCCCCTGATGTTCTATATCATGTATCGTTTTACGTGTTTCTGCATTAACAGTACCATTTGACACTATCTTTTTGAAATATTTTGCAGCATCAACAGCATAACCGACCTGCTTATCAAATAAATCAAAAATGTTAAACTCTTTGGGAAGAAACTTAAAAAACATAAATTATCTCCTGTTGAGCCCCAACGATTAAAATCGGTGGAACCTACTCCCCACCACTGATACTTTGGCGGGCAGGCATCTTAGGCAAACACCTCGCCGAAGCATCCGCCACAAGACGCTGGCGGATTACCCTTTACACACTCATCCCCCGACTTCGTCGAAGATATTCTTCGCAGGCGGGTAAAACAGTCTAAATTTTCCTTAAATCCCGCGGTAAATCACTAGGTGGAATTTTTACGCTTTTCAATTCTATCGCACCAGAAATCAATGCACCTACAAAATATATCACCCACAAATAAGTATAATATCTACCGACCAGCGCAGCTATACCTGCAACTATCATAGATAAAACAAATATTTCCAGCCCTATTTCAAGATATTTCCATTTAAGAGGCATTAAATTATAAATACTGTCTTTAGAATAGTTATGCCTGCGGCTACGAACAATGGAAATCGCTAATATAAAGAAACCTACCGGTGAAATCAACTGGACGAAAAGGTGAATTAACATAAGTTCAATTTTTTTTGGTCCCGATGAAAACCATACTGCATCATATAAGTTAAACCCACCATACGACGATATTATTTTTGAACCGTCTATTGCAACACTATTTACAAGAATAAATATTATAGCCATAAGAAATCCGACTGAATATGATGCAATTCTTGCTGACCTTGGTATATCACCTCCGTCATAATCCCAGTAGAATATTCCGACAAGGATTGCCGGCGAAATAATGCTCATTAAAAAAAACTGTCTTATACAATTTAGTATCATAGGCCAGGGATGCGGACCTGCTATATTCTGCAATGGACGGGTTATAAAATATATGCCAAATAAAATAAACGCATTAAAAATCTTTTTGTAACCTATCTCACCAAAAATAAGCTGCCTTATTTTGCCTACTTTTTTAACTTCCAGCGCCATTACAAAATAAATAATTCCCGTAAGTATAGGAACAATAATATTAACTAAAAATTCAATAAGCATCTTTTCCTTGTTTTACCAACAGTTACCGTTAGATTTTATAAAAATAAGACCACATTGTCAATAATTTAACGAAACACCCAGCGAAAAAGCCCACCTGTCGCCGGAATCATTTGTCCTCTTGGCATAATCAACAGTTATAGGTAAAAGATAACCCGCTAAAAATGTATATAACCGGACCCCCCCGCCGACACTATTCCCGATCTTACCGGTAGTCAAATTTTCAAAATCTTCTTCTGAATTAAACCCGAACCCGTTATCTGTATAACAAAAACAATTAATCGATTTTAAAATGAAATCCGACAGAGGCCATACTTGTTCAAGCGTTAATACCGGAAAACGATATTCAACTGTTGAAGCGAAAAGACGATTATAAATATACTTGTCATCGGAACGTGAAAAACCTCTTAACGGAAGTCTAAAATATCTCTTATTTAGACCTTCACTTGATACAGCGAGAGTTCCTAATACAATAGCACTTTCCGAAAATACCGGAAAATATTTTTCATACCTTCCTACATATTCTTTGTATTTTATATCACCACCATATTCCTTAAACGCCTCCCTATAAAGCAATCTGAAATCTGAACCGAATCTGGCATAAAGATATTTTCCTGCAATTGTATTTCTGTCATATGCTACATAATACAGGTTGGTCCTCTCATCTATAATAATATCATCAAGTGTCCTGTTTTTTGCGGAATATTTTTCCGTTTCTGCCGACGTCTCAATACTATTAAATCTGTCAAGCGGGTAAATCATTGTAACCGCCTGAGTATGATCTTTTTCTTTTATTATCTCTTCATCGGGAGTTAAATATTCCGTATTATTGCCGTTAAAGGAAAATACAAACTGGGGCCTCCATTTTTTATAAGAATACGCGAATGAATATTGTAATTCACCGGTACCGGACGCATAAAGAAGTTGATTGCTTATCTCGTGATTTCCTAAAAGTTCGGATGCCTGCCAATAGGTTGCCAGAAAAAGCCCGTATTCAGAATGATACAGCAAAAAAGGCACCAGTATATCAAGTGAAGGTTTGAAATGATATGGAAAGACAGGCGATACCAGTTGTTTGTTTATTCCTGTTGTTGAAGACGATACTGAAAAATTTTCGTTATTATTTTTAGAAACAATATCTTCAAAAGAAAATTTATCTGTTAAATAAATATCTCTCCTGAAGTTTCTGTAATATGAAAACATCACATCTTTGCCGTCCGGTGAAAATACAGGCGTATATGCGCCTGTCAATAAATTTGTATATTTTTTAATTTTATGTTCATCAACGGATACGCTATAAATGTTTATCGGAGAACCGGTTTTTTCATCTGAAGTAAATATTATTTCTTTGCCATCGGGCGAAAATGAAGGGCTGCTGTCGGTACCCGGGAAATCAGTAAGCTTATCTTTTATGCCGGTTTTAAGGTTGAGTAAGAAGATATTACATTGCAAAGTATCCGCATCTTCCTGCGAAAAAGCAATTAAACTGTCGTCAGGACTATAAGACGGGCTTCCCTTATTTGCCTGATCATCCGTTATTTTTTTTAATGAGTTATCTCCGAAATTAAATTCATAAATGTTATTGAAAACAGTCTGCATACCGATAAAAACTATTTTTTTACCGTCAGAAGAAAATGAGGGCGATTTTACGGAAAATATATCAAGCGGCAGTTTTGATACTTTTTCAGTTTTAAAGTTGTAAATATATATGTAATCTTTTTGCGTTTTTTCACCTGAAAACGCTAACAAGTTACCATCCGGAGAAAACGAAATCTTTTCATTATGAATAACATCGATTTCAGATGAATTGCTTTCGACGAGAATTTTTCTTTTTTTATTATTTAAAGCTGCAATAACAATTTTATTTACGCCGTCATCATCAGTAATGTAAGCGATTGATTTACCGTCCGGATAAAACGCCGGGTTGGTATTAAAATCCGGAATATTATCACCATTATCGGCAGTTAATTTTACACCATAGTCCGATGCTTCCCTAAAACCATTTATCTTATCTTCATATTCTTCGTAAATCCATTCTTCCCATCTTTTCATAAATAACGCAGGAGAAACATTAAGAACATCCATGAATGCGGAAGTAGTATCTAACTTGTCACGAAGTACTTTAAGCATTTCCTGCGGTTTATCAGGACCATATTCATCAACTAAGAAATGATAAGCAGATTCAGCAAGTTTGTATGCAGGTGTTATTTGATGCGGTTTTAAGTGATTAAAAGTACTTAAATTCTCTAAAGACAGAACATGCTTACTCGCAACCATATCCTTGATAACCATTTCTCTCGTTGTTGCATCTAAGTCACCGGTATTATATTCAGCCATACCCTCCATCATCCACAAGGGTATGAAAATACCGCGGGCTAAACGCATCGCTTTAACAATTGCAGATTCTTCGTAGAGAACGGTAAATTCTATAACATGCGTGAATTCATGTGAAATTACATTTTTTAGCCACCTGACTGAACCATCGTTGTAAACAAGAAATCTATTTTTAAACGCTTCGGTAACACCGCCGGTCCCTTCACCGACATCAACAATATTTGTTTGTTCAAATTCATTATGATTTCCATAAATAAAGAAAGGTGTTCTTTTTGAAGGACTGTATTCATAAAACCGGGTTGTTGTATTAAACATCTCTTCCAGAATATCAGAAACTATCGGTAATATTTCCCGCTCTTCCGGATAGTGATATACCTTAAAGTGTCCCGTTTCAATATATTGCCATTTCTTTACATCAATGATAACCTTGTTATCGGCATAAAGGCGGTTAAAAAAAATAATGATGAGAATAACCGGTAAAATATTTTTTTTCATTTATTTAGAAAGGTATTTTTTTGCTTTTATATTACCCGCATCTACTAAAATAACTTTTTGAAAACATTTCTTAGCTTCTTCTTTTTGATTTAATCCCAAGTAAGTTTCTCCCAATTCCAATAAAGCTGCGGCTGAATCCGGTTTTTTTTCAAGTACTTTTTTATAGTATATCCCGGCATTAGTAAAATCTTTTTTTACAAAATATAATTCTGCAATTTTCATTAATATTTCAGGTGATAAAGGTGCCTTTAATGATGAAGCTAATTTGAATTTTTCAATAGATTCGTCATACATGTCTCTTGCCTTATAAGTCAAAGCGAGATTTATTATTGCTATTTGATTCTTAGGTTCCAAGGCGGCTGCAATCTCATATTGTTCCGACGCTGAATCATATCTATTCAAACGAAAGTAAAGATTCCCGTAACGCATGCGTATATAAACATCTTTAGACCTGTTTCTTAAAAATTTTTCATAACAACTAAACGCTTTATCTGTTAAGCTTAATTCATCATACATTATACCTAAATAAAATGGAACCCTTATGTCTACCGCACCTAATTTCTGTGCTTTTTGAAGTTGATTGATTGCTTCAGAGTAGAACTCCTTTCCCTTCTGGTAATTGGCAATTCCATTTTCAATATAAGAAAATATATCTTCGGGATTTTCTTCGATTTTAGTGCGGGTAGTTAAAATTATCTTGTTGAGTTTTTCAGCAGGTAAATATTGTGCAGTACTTTTTATAAATTCGTCATTTCTATTAGAGTAAACACGGGACAGATAAACAGCCAAAATTAGAATAATTAAAACATATAAAAAATATGAAAGGACTTTTTTCATTTTCATTCATTGTCTTCTATTAAATCTGCAAATTTTATTTTTGTTTCCTGTGAATTGAGAAAACCTTTTATTCCTTCTTCCTCCTGTTCCTGGTCATATTGCTTAATTGATATTTCAATCCTTTTTTTCAACTTATCATTTTTTACTACTTTGCCGGTGACATCTTCACCGACTGCAAGGACATCTGACGGTTTATCTATTCTTGTTTTAGAAATTTCGGAAACATGGACAAAACCATGAACCCCGGTTTTCCCGCATGCAGGATTATCCTGAACTTCCAGCTCTATCTGAACAATACAGCCAAAATCCATTAATTTTATTACATGCCCGGAAACCACATCACCAACCTTAAATTTATCATAAGGGTTTTCGAAAACAGATTTATAACTTAATGATATTTTTTTCTTCTGTGCATTAGAATCTAAAACAATCGCTTCTATTTCCTGTCCTTCTTCAAAAACATCTTTTGGGTGAGCTATCCGTTCCGTCCATGAAATGTCAGATACGTGAATTAAACCGTCAACACCGTCCTCCAACATTACAAAAGCGCCGAAAGGTGTAAGAGTCATTATTTTTCCTTTAACTTTCAATCCCGGCTTATATTTCTTTTCCACATCGTCCCACGGATTTTTTTGAAGTTGTTTCAATCCAAGTGCAATTTTATTTTCTTTCGGCTCAAATTTTAAAACTTTTACTTCCAGCATATCTCCAACCTTATAAATATTTGCGAGATTTTCCACCCGTTTATAAGAAACATCATTTATATGAACCAGCCCGTCAATGCCGCCTATATCCACAAAAATACCAAAATCAGCAATAGTTGTAATTTTACCCTTTATAATATCCCCTTCTTTTAAAGTAGAAAATATTTCCTGCTTCTTAATTTCATTTTTTTCTTTTTCAACTATCCTGTTTGATACAACAACATTTCTCTGTTTTTTGTCGAATTCAACTATTTTTACTTCTATAACATCACCATCGGTTTTTTTAGAATATTTCTTAGCTATCTGCGAACTCGGCATAAAAACAGGTACACCTATATTAATTTCGAAACCGCCTTTAATTTTTTTAGTTATTTTGCCTTCCATCACTTTGCCGGATTTAAAATTTTCCTCAAGTTCTTTCCACACCAAGATTTCTTTTGCTTTAGTATACGAGATGACCGGGGACCCGTCGCGTGCATCTAACCTGCTTATATAAACATCGATATCAGAACCGACAGAAGGTATTGTCTGAAAATCACTTGCTTCTATAAAACCGTCGTTTTTTAACCCCAAATTGACAACTACTTTACCGTCATAAACGGCAATTACCTTTGATTTAATAATCTGGCCCGGTTTCAATTCCTGAAATTCAGGCATTTTGTCCATCGCTAATTCTTCCATACAATCCCCCTAAAAAAATATCAATAAATAGAATATTTTTTTCTTTTATTTTTAACTGCGTCAATAAATTCTTTAATTATCCAGTCCGGAGTCGACGCACCCGCAACGACACCAACAATATTTGCTTTTCTCAACCAGCTGTCTCTTAGCTCGCCCGTTGTTTCTATATGATACGTATCCGGTTGAATCTTTTTTGAAATTGCAAATAAGCGTTTTGTATTTGCAGAATTTTTACCGCCGATAACTATCATTACGTCTGATTTTCCGGCAAGTTTTACCGTCTCATTCTGCCTGTTAATCGCATCAGGACATATCGTGTTAAATATTTTGAACTCATCCGAATATTTCAAAAGTCCTGATGTAATTTCAACAAAATTTTCTAATGATTGCGTTGTTTGAGTTATGATACCAAGTTTTTTGAAATATTTCATTTTCCTGACATCACTTATTGTTTTCAAGATAACACTGTCTTTTGGAGCATACGAAACAATGTATTTTATTTCCGGATGATACGGATTCCCTATAATAACGATGCGATATCCTTCTTTTGCAAGTTCTTCAATATGTTTTTTTGACCTCTTAACATACGGACACGTCGCATCCAGAATTCCTACTTTTTTTCTTTTTAGCTCTTCCAGTGTTTTTCTTGGAATTCCATGGGCACGAATAATAATATTGCTTCCTTTTTTAATTTCTTTTAAATTTCTAATTACCCCTATCCCGCTTTCCTCAAGTTTTTTTACAACCTGAGAATTATGAATTATAGGACCTAATGTATATACATCGCCGGTTTTTTTTGAAAAATTAGAAGCAAGCTCTATCGCACGCCGAACACCAAAACAAAACCCTGAATTTTTAGCAACTATTATCTTCATAAACACCACGCTGATTGGAGTTTATCCCGATGAATATCGGGACAGATACTTCAGCGTCTATCTGCGTTATTCTGCTTCTATTTCTTTTAATTTCTCTATTTCTGACATAATTCTTTCTGTAATTGAACTATAAGCTTCGGATGAATCAAATCTCATTGGAATTCCAAATTTTACTTTTAATTTACTGAAACTTGGAAGCTTGTCGGAATTCATTACAGCAACCGGAATAACCGGTGAATTTGAAGCAACAGCTAACATGGCTGCGCCATTTTTTAATTTTCTTATTTTCCCAGGCTTATATCTCGTCCCTTCCGGGAAAACCAGGAGCGAATCCCCGTTGCCCAATATTTTAAGCGCATTCTTTAACGCCCCTATATCAGTATTACCCCTGTCAACCGGAAAGGCATTCATTTTTTTGATACACCAGCCAAAAACTGGAATATTAAAAAGTTCTTTTTTTGCAATGTAGTGTATAGGTTTCCTGATACAACTACCGACAAGCGGGGGATCAGCGTAACTCTGGTGGTTTGCAGCCAAAATATACGAACCCGACCCAGGCAAATTTTCCAACCCGGTTACTTCCCTTAGATAAATTATTTCAAAAATTACCTTTGAAATAAACCAACCCAACCAATATATCATTAGCGTCTTTGCATCGCAGAAAATCGTCCATGTGTTCACGTGTTGATGTGTTCATTGAAAACCCAGAAAAACGTTCATGTGTTCATGTGTTGATGTGTTGAAATGTTTATCAAAATCACACCACCGCGAACAAATGAACACGTGAACATGTGAACGCCGTTCATCTCCCGTGAACGCTCTTCATCAATTTTAATCGCAAACGAGGGAGAAATTTTTGAAGAGCCTGAATTTGCGACTTTTATTATTCTTTTTAATCCAGAGCGAAGCAAGAAATTTTCGCAGAGCCTAGATTTGCGACTACGCTCTCAGGAGCAAATCTCAGAGCGAGTTGGTGCCGAGCGACTCAAGAAAATTTACTTGCGAGTTTTATTTCATTTAGTATTTTTTCAGCAACTTGCTGAGCCATCATATTTGACGAATCAATTACTATTGCGTCTTTTGCTTTTCTTAAAGGGTTTATTTCCCTGTGTTCATCATTATAATCTCTTTTTTTAATCGCTTCATATATGCTTTTCAAAGAAACCTTTTTACCGCTTGTCCTTAGTTCTCTCCATCTTCTTAACGCGCGTTCGCCGGGTTTTGCATCAAGATAAAACTTTTTCTCTGCCTCGGGAAAAACATCCGTTCCTATATCCCTGCCTTCCATAACAACTCCGCCTTTTTTACCTAATTCTCTTTGTTTTCTTCTTAAAACCTCTCTTACGCCCTGGATTGCCGCTATAGTATTTACATTTTTTGTAACATTTGTCGTTCTAATTTTTCCAGTTACATCTTTATCATCAACCGTTACTCTCAACTTTTCACCCGATTGAATAAGCTTAATATTCATTTTTTTAGCAAGTTGAACTATTTTTTCGTTATCATTTAAATTAATTTTACAATTAAGTACTTTCCACGTAACAGCACGATACATAGCGCCACTGTCAATATAAAGAAAATTTAATTCCCCGGCAATAATCCTTGCTATTGTCGATTTCCCGGCCCCTGCAGGACCATCTATTGTTACAATTGGTTTTTTTTTCACTTTGTAATATTTTTTAAAATGTTCCAAAACTCCGGGAATGAAATATTCACACACTCTTTATCTTTTATTTCCGTGTCACCATCGGCAACAAGCGAAGCAATTGCCAGTGACATAGCAATCCTGTGGTCTTTGTATGAATCAACTTTTGCACCTTTCAATTTTGTAGGACCTTTTATTACCAAACCGTCTTCGTATTCCTCTATATCCGCACCCATTTTTTTTAGTTCTGATGACATCGCTTTTAAACGATCAGTTTCTTTTACCCGCAATTCCCTTGCATCCGTAATTCTTGTGGTCCCTTCCGACTGTGTTGCGGCAACTGCAATAATCGGTATCTCGTCAATTAATAAGGGTATCTCTTCTCTTCCTATTTCCGTCGATTTCAGATCTGTCGATTTTATAACTATATCAGCAACCGGTTCACCGGCAATTTTTCTTTTATTTTCAATTGAAATCTTTGCACCCATCCTCTTTAGAACATCGATAACGCCTGTCCTGGTCGGGTTCACTCCTACATTTTTTATTCTTAATTTCGAATTCTTAATTATTGCCGCTGCCGCTATAAAAAATGCCGCTGAAGAAATATCACCGGGAACATAAATATCGGATGAACAAAGTTTTGCGGGACCCTTTACTGAAACGGTATTATTTTTTACAATAACTTTTGCTCCGAAATTTTTCAGCATTCTTTCAGTATGGTCACGGGATTTCTCCGGTTCGGTAAAACTTGTAATTCCATCAGCATAAAGTCCAGCCAGTAAAACACAAGATTTCACTTGCGCCGATGAAAGTCTTGATTCATATTCTACCGGGTTCAGGCTCGTACCTTCAATCTCTATCGGTAAGCAGCCGTCGCTTGATTTTATTTTTGCACCCATTTTTTCAAGCGGCTCAATGATTCTTCTCATAGGTCTTTTAGAAAGCGACTCATCCCCGGTAATTTTAGTTGTAAAACTTTGACCTGCAAGTATTCCCGAAAGGAGCCGTACTGTCGTTCCTGAATTACCTGCATCTAAAATCTTCAACGGTTTATCCAGCTTCAAACCGCTTCCTTTTACAATAATTTCGTCGTTCTCTTCCGAAATAGATACCCCAAGTTTTTTCAAGCAGTTCATTGTCGAAATACAGTCTTCTGCTTTGAGAAAGTTCTTTATACGGGTTTCCCCTTTTGAAACAGCAGAAATCATTAACGCTCTGTGGGATATAGATTTATCGGAAGCAACTTCTATTTCTCCGGCTATTTTTACCATACTTTATCTCTTTTAACTTTTGCCTTTTTGAAAATATCGTAAAGCTCCTTTTTTGACTTTGCATTTTCAATTTTTGATAATTCATTTACATATTTTTTTACCGCTTTTATAACATTTGACCGGTTATTGAAAATTATATCAGCCCAGATTCCGGGATCAGAAGATGCAATTCTTGTAGTATCCTTCAAACCACCGCCCGTAAATCTAAAATCATCAATTATATTTATTAATGAAAACGCCAAAACGTGCGGCAGGTGACTTGTCAAAGAGCTTATTTCGTCATGTCGCTCAGCTGATATAATCTCTACTTTTGCTTTCATCGCTTTCCATATTCCTTTTATAATATTTAATGCCTTCTTATTAGACTTTTTAGTAGAAGTCAGAACAACAACAGCATTTTTAAAAAGTTTATTAGAAGCATATTTGACGGATGTTTTTTCAGAACCTGCTATTGGATGACCGCCGATAAAGACGGGAGCGGAATTGTGGGATAGCGGGATAGCGGGATAGCGGGATTGAGATAAAAATTTCTCAACTTCTTCTACTATCGGGGCTTTTACACTGCCTACGTCTGTGATTATTGCGCCTTTTTTGCAGAAAGGTATAATTTTTATGACTGTATCTGCAATAAGTCTGACTGGAAGACAAATAAATATTATATCGGCATTTTTAACACCGTTCTTTATATCGGTTGTAACTTCGTCAACTGCTCCGAGTTTTTTAGCAAGTTTTAACCTGTCAATATTCCTGCCAATACCAATAATATTTTCAATCTTTAATTTTGAATTTTTAACCGCCAACCCTATGGAACCGCCTATAAGCCCGACACCGATTATCGCTATTGTCATATCACCATTAAACTTTCATTGAGTTATTGGGTTATAGGGTTATAGCGTTTTAGGGTTTTAGGGTTTTTAACTCTATAACTCTATGAACTCTATGAACTCTATAACTCTATAACTCTATAAACTTCTTCCTACTGCTTCGGCAACTAATTTTAATTCATCCATCATTTTATCAAACTGATGGGGCAACAGGGATTGTGGACCGTCTGAAAATGCGTTTTCTGGATGATTATGAACTTCTAACAACAGACCATCTGCACCACAGGCAACTGCTGCTTTACACATAGCAGGAACATACTCGCGTACTCCTACACCGTGCGACGGGTCAACAAAAACAGGCAAATGTGAAAGTTTCTTTATTACCGGAACAGCATTCAAATCGAGCGTAAATCTTGTTGCTGTTTCGAAAGTTCTTATTCCTCTCTCACATAAAATAACATTATAATTGCCCTGTGCTAAAATATATTCTGCCGACATTAAAAACTCTTCTATGGTTGCAGAAAATCCTCGTTTGAGTA from the Elusimicrobiota bacterium genome contains:
- a CDS encoding tetratricopeptide repeat protein, yielding MKMKKVLSYFLYVLIILILAVYLSRVYSNRNDEFIKSTAQYLPAEKLNKIILTTRTKIEENPEDIFSYIENGIANYQKGKEFYSEAINQLQKAQKLGAVDIRVPFYLGIMYDELSLTDKAFSCYEKFLRNRSKDVYIRMRYGNLYFRLNRYDSASEQYEIAAALEPKNQIAIINLALTYKARDMYDESIEKFKLASSLKAPLSPEILMKIAELYFVKKDFTNAGIYYKKVLEKKPDSAAALLELGETYLGLNQKEEAKKCFQKVILVDAGNIKAKKYLSK
- the aroA gene encoding 3-phosphoshikimate 1-carboxyvinyltransferase, translating into MVKIAGEIEVASDKSISHRALMISAVSKGETRIKNFLKAEDCISTMNCLKKLGVSISEENDEIIVKGSGLKLDKPLKILDAGNSGTTVRLLSGILAGQSFTTKITGDESLSKRPMRRIIEPLEKMGAKIKSSDGCLPIEIEGTSLNPVEYESRLSSAQVKSCVLLAGLYADGITSFTEPEKSRDHTERMLKNFGAKVIVKNNTVSVKGPAKLCSSDIYVPGDISSAAFFIAAAAIIKNSKLRIKNVGVNPTRTGVIDVLKRMGAKISIENKRKIAGEPVADIVIKSTDLKSTEIGREEIPLLIDEIPIIAVAATQSEGTTRITDARELRVKETDRLKAMSSELKKMGADIEEYEDGLVIKGPTKLKGAKVDSYKDHRIAMSLAIASLVADGDTEIKDKECVNISFPEFWNILKNITK
- a CDS encoding prephenate dehydrogenase — encoded protein: MTIAIIGVGLIGGSIGLAVKNSKLKIENIIGIGRNIDRLKLAKKLGAVDEVTTDIKNGVKNADIIFICLPVRLIADTVIKIIPFCKKGAIITDVGSVKAPIVEEVEKFLSQSRYPAIPLSHNSAPVFIGGHPIAGSEKTSVKYASNKLFKNAVVVLTSTKKSNKKALNIIKGIWKAMKAKVEIISAERHDEISSLTSHLPHVLAFSLINIIDDFRFTGGGLKDTTRIASSDPGIWADIIFNNRSNVIKAVKKYVNELSKIENAKSKKELYDIFKKAKVKRDKVW
- the cmk gene encoding (d)CMP kinase produces the protein MKKKPIVTIDGPAGAGKSTIARIIAGELNFLYIDSGAMYRAVTWKVLNCKINLNDNEKIVQLAKKMNIKLIQSGEKLRVTVDDKDVTGKIRTTNVTKNVNTIAAIQGVREVLRRKQRELGKKGGVVMEGRDIGTDVFPEAEKKFYLDAKPGERALRRWRELRTSGKKVSLKSIYEAIKKRDYNDEHREINPLRKAKDAIVIDSSNMMAQQVAEKILNEIKLASKFS
- a CDS encoding lysophospholipid acyltransferase family protein — its product is MIYWLGWFISKVIFEIIYLREVTGLENLPGSGSYILAANHQSYADPPLVGSCIRKPIHYIAKKELFNIPVFGWCIKKMNAFPVDRGNTDIGALKNALKILGNGDSLLVFPEGTRYKPGKIRKLKNGAAMLAVASNSPVIPVAVMNSDKLPSFSKLKVKFGIPMRFDSSEAYSSITERIMSEIEKLKEIEAE
- a CDS encoding S1 RNA-binding domain-containing protein codes for the protein MEELAMDKMPEFQELKPGQIIKSKVIAVYDGKVVVNLGLKNDGFIEASDFQTIPSVGSDIDVYISRLDARDGSPVISYTKAKEILVWKELEENFKSGKVMEGKITKKIKGGFEINIGVPVFMPSSQIAKKYSKKTDGDVIEVKIVEFDKKQRNVVVSNRIVEKEKNEIKKQEIFSTLKEGDIIKGKITTIADFGIFVDIGGIDGLVHINDVSYKRVENLANIYKVGDMLEVKVLKFEPKENKIALGLKQLQKNPWDDVEKKYKPGLKVKGKIMTLTPFGAFVMLEDGVDGLIHVSDISWTERIAHPKDVFEEGQEIEAIVLDSNAQKKKISLSYKSVFENPYDKFKVGDVVSGHVIKLMDFGCIVQIELEVQDNPACGKTGVHGFVHVSEISKTRIDKPSDVLAVGEDVTGKVVKNDKLKKRIEISIKQYDQEQEEEGIKGFLNSQETKIKFADLIEDNE
- a CDS encoding DUF47 family protein gives rise to the protein MFFKFLPKEFNIFDLFDKQVGYAVDAAKYFKKIVSNGTVNAETRKTIHDIEHQGDEATHAIIEQLNKTFITPFDREDIHALAKEIDDIIDMLNTIVGRLVIYNLTGTDKNLVEFANVIEESVVNVAGAVKGLRNMKNFKAVKEYCVEVNRLENVGDSMRDKVLIDLFENEKNPIVVIKWKEIYQDAETVLDICEDVVNVVESILVKQV
- a CDS encoding 4-hydroxy-3-methylbut-2-enyl diphosphate reductase, with amino-acid sequence MKIIVAKNSGFCFGVRRAIELASNFSKKTGDVYTLGPIIHNSQVVKKLEESGIGVIRNLKEIKKGSNIIIRAHGIPRKTLEELKRKKVGILDATCPYVKRSKKHIEELAKEGYRIVIIGNPYHPEIKYIVSYAPKDSVILKTISDVRKMKYFKKLGIITQTTQSLENFVEITSGLLKYSDEFKIFNTICPDAINRQNETVKLAGKSDVMIVIGGKNSANTKRLFAISKKIQPDTYHIETTGELRDSWLRKANIVGVVAGASTPDWIIKEFIDAVKNKRKKYSIY